The Meiothermus ruber DSM 1279 genome includes the window CCAGCGCAGCAAGACCGAGGGTCAGGCTGTCGTGCAGTGCCCATACCTTACCTGTGCGGGCGTTGAGCGAGGCGTTTAGCAGCCCCACCACAAGGCCCAGCCCGCCCAGCCAGGTGCCCCCTACGCTGCCCAGCATCCCACCCCAGGCCCCAAGCATGGCAGCCAGATGTACCAGGTGCACACCGAAGGGGCCTTCGCGAGGGCCATCCTTGAAGCGGTTGTACAGCCATCCGCCATAGCCTGCGAACAACGCGACCAAGCCGGCGCCCATCAGGCCGCCTTCCAGAGCGGTCTGAAAGCTATGTGGGAAACCCAGCGCCCCCGCCCCCAGCAGGCCCAGGAAGAATCCGGTGAAATTGAGTGAATTGGGCAGGGTTTTGGTGTCAATGTCAATAAATGACAGGGCAATTAGCAGGGCGATAAAGGCCCATATAAAGACCAGATCGGGGAAAACGGGGTGCAAAATTGCGGATAGGCTAAACAGGGCTGCTGTCAGGGCTTCTACCAGCGGGTAACGCACCGAGATGGCAGCCTTACAGTTTCTGCACCGGCCACCCTGCAGAACCCAGGAGGCAATTGGCACCAGCTCGGCTGGGGAAAGGGTGTGCTCACAATGGGGGCAGCGCGATCGCGGCCAGACCACCGAAAGACCAGCCGGAAGGCGATAAATGACCACGTTCAAAAAAGAGCCAATCAGGCTGCCCAGTATAAACGCTAAAGCGGCCAGCGCAGGTAGAGGAAAGACATCCACCCTGTTATTGTAGGCTCTGAGCGCCGGGCTGCTTGTGATGACAGTGTGAACCTGGCTGGCCCGGTTTTCGCCTGTGTTTGGCTGGGGGGGTGGCCCGGCGATGCCAGGGTTGGCAGTGAGATTTGTTTGGTGGAGCTTTTGTTGGTGTTGAATGGCTGCTAGGAGGTGTTGGGTTCTTGCAGTTGCTTACCAGTCCTTTGCTAGAGGTGCCCCATGGCTTCACCACCCGCCAGGGTGGTGTGTCGCCAGCCCCGTTCGACAGCCTCAACCTGGGTCTGTCCACGGCAGATCATCCAGGGCATGTGCTGGAAAACCGGCGCAGGGTGCTGGCGGCTTTCGGGAACCCGCCGGTGGTAGCCCTAAGTCAAGTTCATGGCAACCGGGTGCATGTGGTTGAGACGGCTGGGGAGTGGGAAGGGGACGGGGTGTTGACCGCCACCCCCGGACTGTTGCTGCGGGTTACTGTGGCCGACTGCTACCCCATCCTGCTCCACGATCCTGTTAGGCGTGTGGTGGGGGCGTTGCACGCAGGCTGGCGGGGGGTGGTTTCGGGTATTTTGCCGCGGGCCCTGGAACTGATGCAGTCCCGGTATGGCTCGAGCCCCGAGAACATTCGACTGGCGGTGGGCCCTGGCATCAGCGGCCCCAACTTCCAGGTGGGCCCGGAGGTGCTGGAGCAGTTTGAGCGGGTGGGCCTGGCTTTTGCTTGGCCCGATCCAAAGCATCCAGGCAGATACCGGCTCGACCTCGAGCGGGCCATCCACGCCCAGGCCCTGCAAGGTGGGATTGACCCCCGGCATTACTGGGCGTTGGGACGCTGCACCTATGCCGATACGGCCTTCTTTTCGCACCGCAGGGATCGGGGTCAGACCGGCCGTATGTGGGCTGTCATAATGCTGCCCAACCATTAGCCCTGTTCTTCCTTATAGAAGTTTTCGTTACACTGGAATGGTGCTCAAGCCAAGGGCCCAGCTTAACTCGGTGACCGAAGTGACCCCCGCCTGGCTTCAGGAGCGGGGCTTGCGGGCAGTGCTGCTCGACCTGGACAACACCTTGGTGCCCTATAGAACCTATGGCGAGGTTCCCGAGGCCTTGCAGGCCTGGCTACAGACCCAGAAGCAAGCGGGTATCCCGGTGATGCTGGTTTCCAATGCCACTTCCCGGCGGGTGCGCTACTGGTGCGAGAAGCTGGGAATTCCGGGCTTTGGGCCGGCAGGTAAACCCTGGTTTGGTTTTCGCGAGGCCCTGCGGCGGCTGGGCCTGCGCCCTGAAGAGGTGGCGGTGGTGGGTGATCAGCTCTTTACCGACGTGCTGGGGGGCAACCTGGTGGGGATGTACACCGTGCTGGTACCGCCGCTGGCCCAGAAGGAACTGGGATACACCCGCCTGGTGCGAAAGCTCGAGCGCTGGATACTGGGCAATACCAACCGCAAACGTCCTGTGGGAGCCCAAGAGGAATTTGACCCAAAAGATTTTGCGCCGAACCCCAGAATAAGCAAAGACTAGGAGGAAGCCGCGTGATGCCTTGTAGGTATACAAACGTTGCCCTGTTCACTGGCTCATTGGTCTTGGGTATCCACTGCTTGGTGTAGGAGGACTGGTTGAATGGCCAACGTCTTGACAATTGGAGATAAACGGCTGGGCGCTGCCCTGTTGGACATGGGGCTGCTGGGGGATGAAGAACTGCAGCGAGCCCTCGAGCAGCACCGTGAAGTGGGGGGGAACCTCTCGGAGATTATCGTCGACCTGGGCTTGCTCTCTGAGCGACGCATTGCCCAGGCCATTGAACAGGCCTTTGGTATTCCGCTGGTGGAGCTAGCCGACATGGAAATTTCACCCGAGGCCAAGTCGCTCATTCCGGCAGAGCGGGCGCGGGATCTGGGTGCCATTCCCTTCAGCGTGGAGGGGGGCACCTTGCGGGTGGCCCTGCTAAACCCGTTGGACAACCTGGTGCTTGAGGAGCTCGAAGACCTCACCAATCAGATCATCGAGCCCTACCTGGCTACCCCGTCCTCTTTTCGCTACGCCCTGGCGGTGCACTACCCCGAGCTGGGCCTGCCGGTGCCCCCGCCGCCCTCGGCTGCCTCGCAGGGCGAGATGCAACTGGGTGAAATCCTGGTCAGCAAAGGCTGGCTGAGCCGGGAGGATCTCGAGGCCGCTTTGGTTGAGCAGGAGAAGACCGGTGAGCTATTGGGTCGGCTGCTTGTGAACAAATTCGGCCTGGCCGAGGAACGGCTTTACCAGGCCCTGGCCGAGCAGGCCGGTATCGAGTTTAGGGCGGAACTGGACGACCTCGAGCTGCAACAGGAGGTCTCGGCCTATTTGCTGCGCCCCGATGCGCTGCGCTACCAGGCTATACCAGCCCGTCAGGATGGGCAGCAGGTGCTGGTGGTACTGGCCGACCCACGCCACCGACACGCTGTGGCCCGGTTGATCGAACGCCCCACCAAGTTCATCCTGACCCTGCCCAAGGTTTGGGAAGCCTTGTTTGGCAAAGCCTATCCTGAAAAGAGCCGCCTGGGGGAAGCCTTGGTGCAGGAAGGTAAGCTGGGACGCGCCGCTTTACAGGATGCGCTTTCGGTGCAGCGCCGCATGGGCAAAACCCGGCCTCTGGGCGAAGTGTTGGTCGAACTGGGTTACGTGAGCGCCCAGGATGTGGAAGAGGCCCTGGCCAAACAGCGGCAGGGCGGGGGCCGCCTCGAAGACACCCTGGTGCAGTCGGGCAAGATCAAGCCAGAGATGCTGGCGAAGAGCCTGGCCACCCAGCTTGGCTACCCCTACATCGACCCCACCGACTCGCCCCCCGATCCTTCGGTGCTCACCATGGTGCCCGAAAGCACGGTTCGGCGCTACACCATTTTTCCCCACCACCTCGAGGGCAACACCCTGGTGGTCTTGATGAAAGACCCCCGCAATATCCTGGCCATCGACGACCTACGCATGATCACCAAACGCGATGTGATGCCGGCGGTCTCAGCGGAAGCGGCCATTACCAAGCTTATCGAGCGGTTCTATGGCAGCACCACCGGGGTGGAGGAGCTGGCCCGGGAGTTTGAGGGTAAGAAAAGAGAAGAAGAGGCTGCCGATACCAGCGCCCTCGACGATAACGCGGTGGTCAAGCTGGTCAACAGCATTATCCGCGAGGCCTTCTTGCAGGATGCTTCGGACATCCACATCGAGCCCCGCCAGTCGGATATCCTGGTGCGCATCCGAATCGATGGCACCCTGCGGGAGTACATGCGCCTGCCCAGGGGGGCCGGGCCGGCGATTGCCTCGAGGATCAAGATTATGGCCAACCTGGACATCGCCGAGCGACGCCTGCCCCAGGACGGCCGGGTGCGCTACCGCGACCGTTCCATTGACCTGGATCTGCGTCTTTCCACCCTGCCCACCGTATACGGCGAAAAAATTGTAATGCGTCTGCTGCGCAAAGCCGCCGACATCCCTGAAATTGAGCAGCTCGGATTCGCGCCGGATGTGTTTCAGCGCTTTGAAGACGTGATTTCCAAGCCCTACGGCATCTTCCTGATTACCGGGCCTACGGGCTCGGGTAAGTCCTTCACCACCTTCAGCATTCTGAAGCGCATCGCCACCCCCGACAAAAACACCACCACCATCGAAGACCCGGTCGAGTACGAGATCCCCGGGATTAACCAAACCCAGGTGAACCCGGTGGCCGGCCTGACCTTTGCCAAGGCCCTGCGGAGCTTCCTGCGGCAAGACCCCGATATCATCATGGTGGGTGAGATCCGCGACTCTGAAACGGCCAAGATTGCCACCGAGGCGGCCCTGACCGGTCACCTGGTGATCGCCACCCTGCACACCAACGATGCCGCAGGGGCCGTTACCCGGCTGGATGAGATGGGGGTGGAACTCTTCAACATCTCGGCGGCGCTGGTGGGGGTGCTGGCCCAGCGCTTGGTGCGCAAGATCTGCGAGCACTGCAAAATTCAGGTTGAGCCCGACCCAACCGTGCTACGCCGGCTGGAGCTGTCCAGGGAGGAGCTGCGTGGCAAAACCCTCTACAAAGGCACGGGGTGCGATAAGTGCAACGGCACCGGCTATAAGGGCCGTACGGCCATCCACGAGCTCATGGTGCTCGACGATGAGATCCGCCGGGCTATTGTGGAGGGGCAGTCGGCCACCCAGATTAAGGAGATCGCCCGCAGGGGTGGTATGAAAACCCTGCGCGAGGACGGTATTCAAAAAGCTTTCCTGGGCCTGACCACCCTGGAAGAGGTGATGGCCCGCACCAACGAGTAGGGCCGGTGGCTGCGGGAAGCCAATCAAGCGCTGTTTTCTGAGAGGGCTTATTGAGCCGATCCCCAGATGGGGCGCAAAGCGGTAGAATCGCTTTGCTATGAGCTGGCCCGATTACCTAAAACAACACCAAGCGGCTCACCTCGAGGACTTCCGTGCTTTTTTAGCCATCCCCAGCATCTCGGCCCAGCCCGCCCGCCAGGCCGACGTGCGGCGGGCTGCGGAATGGCTGGCCGGGCGGTTTCGCCAGGCCGGCTTTACCGCCGAGGTGTGTCCCACCGCCGGGCATCCGGTGGTGCTGGCCGAGTACTGCCCTTACCCCGACCGGCCCACGGTGCTTTTCTACGGCCATTACGACGTGCAGCCGGCCGACAACCCTGAGCGCTGGAACTCCCCGCCCTTTGAACCCACCGTGGTGGATGGGCGCATCGTGGCCCGCGGGGCCTCGGATATGAAGGGGCAGGTGATGGCCTTTCTGCTGGCCGCCGAGGCGCTGATCGCTACTGGGAGCCTCCACCTCAACGTGAAGGCCCTCATCGAGGGGGAGGAGGAGATCAGCAGCCCCAGCCTGCCGGCATTTATCGAGCAGCACCGGGAACGGCTGCGCTGCGACATGATCATCAACGGGGATAGCGGCCAGCTTTCCGAGACCACCCCGCTGCTGAGCCTTGGGGCGCGGGGTATTTGCGGCCTCGAGTTCGACCTGATCGGCCCCAGCCACGACCTGCACTCGGGCTCCTGGGGCGGCCAGGTGCAAAACCCCCTGCACGCTATGGCCGAACTGATTGCCTCGTTGCACAACCCCGACGGCAGCGTGGCGGTCGAGGGTTTTTACGACGATGTGGAACCCCTCAGCCCCGAATTGCGCGAGTGGTACAAGCGGATTCCCTGGAACGAAGCGGAGATGAAACAGAAGCTGGGGGTGCCCGAGTTTTATGGTGAGGCGGGTTATTCCCCCTGGGAGCGCATCACCGGACGGCCCACCCTCGAGGTCAACGGGATGTGGGGTGGCTACATGGGGCCGGGGGGTATGACGGTGATTCCCTCCACCGCGCATGCCAAAATCACCTGTCGCCTGGTACCCTACCAAGACCCCGATAAGATCGTGGCCCTGATCAGGTCGCACCTGGAGGCCCGCCTGCCCAAAGGTGTGCGCCTGGAGGTGCGGGTTAAGGAGTCGGGGGCCCCGGCGTTTCGCATGCGGGCCGACCACCCGGTGGCCCAGGTGGCCCGGGAAGTCCTCACCGAGCTGTACGGGGTGCCGCCGGTGGAGACCATGTTTGGTGGCTCGGTGCCCATTCTGAGTACCCTTAAGCAGCAGCTAGGCCACGATCCAGTGAGCTTTGGTTTTGGCCTCGAGGACGAGCTGATTCACTCCCCCAACGAGTTCTTCAGGCTCTCGAGCTTTGAAAAAGGCAAGCAGGGCTATGCCCGGCTGCTCATGCGCTTGGCTTCTTAGCTGTGGCCGGCCTGCCGCCAGAAACCCGCTCCAACAGGCCAGGCCCCACTAAAGAATTGCTCAACGCCAAGGTTAACTTTGGCTGAATGGGCTCTCACGACGGTCAGTCCCAGTATCCTACGCTGGGGGTGGAGGAGGCCATACATGAAGCGAATCTTCTCAACAACCCTTGGACTCTTGCTGGCAGGCTCTGCCCTGGCCGCACCCGAACTCAGCCCGCAGGGCATCATCGTCAACCCGGTGCCCACCGACCTCCAGGTGCGGGTCTGGGTCAACAAAGACCCCGGCAAGACCGGCAACCCGGTCTACCAGATTGGCGAGCGCATCCAGGTCTCGGTGCAGGTTAACCAGGACGCTTACGTCTACATTTTCAGCGTCAAGTCTACGGGCGAGATCGGCCTGATTCTGCCCAATGCCTTTGATCAGAACAACTTCCTGCGGGCCGGCGAGACCCGCACCTTCCCGCCCGCCACCGGCGCGCGCTATACCTTAGATGTGGCCGGCCCTGAAGGGCAGGATCGGGTGCTGGCCGTAGCCAGCCGCCAGCCCCTGTCGCTGGCCCAGATTGCCGATATCCAGACCGGGCGGGTGAACCTGCAGGGTGCGGACAACCTGGCCCGGGCCCTCTCGATTGTGGTGACCCCGCTGCCCCAGCAGGACTGGGTTTCCAACGTAGCATTTTTTATCGTGGGGCGGGCGGCCGTCACCCCTGTACAGCCTGTGCAACCCGCCACCGGTACCCTTAGTGTGAACTCGAGCCCCACAGGGGCCCAGGTGCTGGTGGAGGGCCGGGTGGTGGGCAACACCCCCCTCAGCCTGGTGCTGCGCCCAGGACGGGTGGATATTGAGCTGCGCCTGGGGGGCTACCAGACCTTCCGCACCTCGGCCCAGATCCGGCCTGGCGAGACCACGGTGGTCAACGCCAGCCTGGTGCCGGTGGTGCAAAACGGGCTGCTACAAATCAACTCCAACCCCCAGGGGGCCCAGGTGCTGCTCAATGGCCGGGTGGTGGGGACTACGCCGCTGAATCTGACCGTACAGCCGGGCCGCTACGACCTCGAGCTCCGTCTGAATGGCTACCAGAACTTCCGGGCCAGCCTGAGTGTGGGCAGCGGCCAGACCGTGCCGGTGAACGCCACCTTGCAGGCCCTGCGCGGGACGCTCGAGGTCTACACCAACGTGGAAGCGCGCATCTTCCTGGATGGCCGCGAGGTGGGCCAGACCCGGGGGGGCTTCCTGCGCCTGGAGGAGCTCGAGGGCGGCAGTGTCCAGGTGGTGGCGCTGGCCCCGGGTTACCGTGTGGCGTTTAGGGATGTTCGAGTCGAGGCCGGCCG containing:
- a CDS encoding prepilin peptidase, with the protein product MDVFPLPALAALAFILGSLIGSFLNVVIYRLPAGLSVVWPRSRCPHCEHTLSPAELVPIASWVLQGGRCRNCKAAISVRYPLVEALTAALFSLSAILHPVFPDLVFIWAFIALLIALSFIDIDTKTLPNSLNFTGFFLGLLGAGALGFPHSFQTALEGGLMGAGLVALFAGYGGWLYNRFKDGPREGPFGVHLVHLAAMLGAWGGMLGSVGGTWLGGLGLVVGLLNASLNARTGKVWALHDSLTLGLAALAPLAAWALGLSPLESLRGLLVSAGGMALAGMLYWWLRNPSDKVEPPSTEENPQGYVTVMGYGDVVLAGFLGVWLGFANLLVAVFIAVFAGAVIGLIMRRYSGESQIPFGPYLAIGGLVAFFYGTALVQWYLRYIGLA
- the pgeF gene encoding peptidoglycan editing factor PgeF: MQLLTSPLLEVPHGFTTRQGGVSPAPFDSLNLGLSTADHPGHVLENRRRVLAAFGNPPVVALSQVHGNRVHVVETAGEWEGDGVLTATPGLLLRVTVADCYPILLHDPVRRVVGALHAGWRGVVSGILPRALELMQSRYGSSPENIRLAVGPGISGPNFQVGPEVLEQFERVGLAFAWPDPKHPGRYRLDLERAIHAQALQGGIDPRHYWALGRCTYADTAFFSHRRDRGQTGRMWAVIMLPNH
- a CDS encoding YqeG family HAD IIIA-type phosphatase, whose product is MVLKPRAQLNSVTEVTPAWLQERGLRAVLLDLDNTLVPYRTYGEVPEALQAWLQTQKQAGIPVMLVSNATSRRVRYWCEKLGIPGFGPAGKPWFGFREALRRLGLRPEEVAVVGDQLFTDVLGGNLVGMYTVLVPPLAQKELGYTRLVRKLERWILGNTNRKRPVGAQEEFDPKDFAPNPRISKD
- a CDS encoding ATPase, T2SS/T4P/T4SS family encodes the protein MANVLTIGDKRLGAALLDMGLLGDEELQRALEQHREVGGNLSEIIVDLGLLSERRIAQAIEQAFGIPLVELADMEISPEAKSLIPAERARDLGAIPFSVEGGTLRVALLNPLDNLVLEELEDLTNQIIEPYLATPSSFRYALAVHYPELGLPVPPPPSAASQGEMQLGEILVSKGWLSREDLEAALVEQEKTGELLGRLLVNKFGLAEERLYQALAEQAGIEFRAELDDLELQQEVSAYLLRPDALRYQAIPARQDGQQVLVVLADPRHRHAVARLIERPTKFILTLPKVWEALFGKAYPEKSRLGEALVQEGKLGRAALQDALSVQRRMGKTRPLGEVLVELGYVSAQDVEEALAKQRQGGGRLEDTLVQSGKIKPEMLAKSLATQLGYPYIDPTDSPPDPSVLTMVPESTVRRYTIFPHHLEGNTLVVLMKDPRNILAIDDLRMITKRDVMPAVSAEAAITKLIERFYGSTTGVEELAREFEGKKREEEAADTSALDDNAVVKLVNSIIREAFLQDASDIHIEPRQSDILVRIRIDGTLREYMRLPRGAGPAIASRIKIMANLDIAERRLPQDGRVRYRDRSIDLDLRLSTLPTVYGEKIVMRLLRKAADIPEIEQLGFAPDVFQRFEDVISKPYGIFLITGPTGSGKSFTTFSILKRIATPDKNTTTIEDPVEYEIPGINQTQVNPVAGLTFAKALRSFLRQDPDIIMVGEIRDSETAKIATEAALTGHLVIATLHTNDAAGAVTRLDEMGVELFNISAALVGVLAQRLVRKICEHCKIQVEPDPTVLRRLELSREELRGKTLYKGTGCDKCNGTGYKGRTAIHELMVLDDEIRRAIVEGQSATQIKEIARRGGMKTLREDGIQKAFLGLTTLEEVMARTNE
- a CDS encoding dipeptidase, producing MSWPDYLKQHQAAHLEDFRAFLAIPSISAQPARQADVRRAAEWLAGRFRQAGFTAEVCPTAGHPVVLAEYCPYPDRPTVLFYGHYDVQPADNPERWNSPPFEPTVVDGRIVARGASDMKGQVMAFLLAAEALIATGSLHLNVKALIEGEEEISSPSLPAFIEQHRERLRCDMIINGDSGQLSETTPLLSLGARGICGLEFDLIGPSHDLHSGSWGGQVQNPLHAMAELIASLHNPDGSVAVEGFYDDVEPLSPELREWYKRIPWNEAEMKQKLGVPEFYGEAGYSPWERITGRPTLEVNGMWGGYMGPGGMTVIPSTAHAKITCRLVPYQDPDKIVALIRSHLEARLPKGVRLEVRVKESGAPAFRMRADHPVAQVAREVLTELYGVPPVETMFGGSVPILSTLKQQLGHDPVSFGFGLEDELIHSPNEFFRLSSFEKGKQGYARLLMRLAS
- a CDS encoding PEGA domain-containing protein yields the protein MKRIFSTTLGLLLAGSALAAPELSPQGIIVNPVPTDLQVRVWVNKDPGKTGNPVYQIGERIQVSVQVNQDAYVYIFSVKSTGEIGLILPNAFDQNNFLRAGETRTFPPATGARYTLDVAGPEGQDRVLAVASRQPLSLAQIADIQTGRVNLQGADNLARALSIVVTPLPQQDWVSNVAFFIVGRAAVTPVQPVQPATGTLSVNSSPTGAQVLVEGRVVGNTPLSLVLRPGRVDIELRLGGYQTFRTSAQIRPGETTVVNASLVPVVQNGLLQINSNPQGAQVLLNGRVVGTTPLNLTVQPGRYDLELRLNGYQNFRASLSVGSGQTVPVNATLQALRGTLEVYTNVEARIFLDGREVGQTRGGFLRLEELEGGSVQVVALAPGYRVAFRDVRVEAGRTQQVRLELTRAR